The following are encoded in a window of Arvicanthis niloticus isolate mArvNil1 chromosome 1, mArvNil1.pat.X, whole genome shotgun sequence genomic DNA:
- the Eif4g2 gene encoding eukaryotic translation initiation factor 4 gamma 2 isoform X1, whose amino-acid sequence MLGNIKFIGELGKLDLIHESILHKCIKTLLEKKKRVQLKDMGEDLECLCQIMRTVGPRLDHERAKSLMDQYFARMCSLMLSKELPARIRFLLQDTVELREHHWVPRKAFLDNGPKTINQIRQDAVKDLGVFIPAPMAQGRNDFFLEGPFMPPRMKMDRDPLGGLADMFGQMPGSGIGTGPGVIQDRFSPTMGRHRSNQLFNGHGGHIMPPTQSQFGEMGGKFMKSQGLSQLYHNQSQGLLSQLQGQSKDMPPRFSKKGQLNADEISLRPAQSFLMNKNQVPKLQPQITMIPPSAQPPRTQTPPLGQTPQLGLKTNPPLIQEKPAKTSKKPPPSKEELLKLTEAVVTEYLNSGNANDAVSGVREMRAPKHFLPEMLSKVIILSLDRSDEDKEKASSLISLLKQEGIATSDNFMQAFLNVLEQCPKLEVDIPLVKSYLAQFAARAIISELVSISELAQPLESGTHFPLFLLCLQQLAKLQDREWLTELFQQSKVNMQKMLPEIDQNKDRMLEILEGKGLSFLFPLLKLEKELLKQIKLDPSPQTIYKWIKDNISPKLHVDKGFVNILMTSFLQYISSEVSPPSDETDSSSAPSKEQLEQEKQLLLSFKPVMQKFLHDHVDLQVSALYALQVHCYNSSFPKGMLLRFFVHFYDMEIIEEEAFLAWKEDITQEFPGKGKALFQVNQWLTWLETAEEEESEEEAD is encoded by the exons ATGTTGGGTAACATCAAATTCATTGGAGAACTTGGCAAGCTTGATCTTATTCATGAATCTATCCTTCATAAGTGCATCAAAACA CttttggaaaagaagaagagagtcCAACTCAAAGATATGGGAGAGGATTTGGAGTGCCTCTGTCAGATAATGAGGACAGTGGGACCTCGATTAGACCATGAACGAGCCAAG TCCTTAATGGATCAGTACTTTGCCAGAATGTGTTCCTTAATGTTAAGTAAGGAATTGCCAGCCAGGATTCGTTTCCTACTGCAG gatACCGTAGAGTTGCGAGAGCACCATTGGGTTCCTCGCAAGGCTTTTCTTGACAATGGACCAAAGACGATCAATCAAATCCGTCAAGATGCGGTAAAA GATCTAGGAGTGTTTATTCCTGCTCCTATGGCTCAAGGGAGGAATGACTTCTTCCTGGAGGGACCGTTCATGCCGCCAAGGATGAAAATGGATAGGGACCCACTTGGGGGACTTGCTGATATGTTTGGACAAATGCCAG gtAGTGGAATTGGTACTGGTCCAGGAGTTATCCAGGATAGATTTTCACCCACAATGGGACGTCATCGTTCAAATCAGCTCTTCAATGGCCATGGGGGACACATCATGCCTCCCACACAATCGCAGTTTGGAGAGATGGGGGGCAAGTTTATGAAAAGCCAG GGGCTAAGCCAGCTCTACCATAACCAGAGTCAGGGACTCTTATCCCAGCTACAAGGACAGTCGAAGGATATGCCACCTCGGTTTTCTAAGAAAGGACAGCTTAATGCAGATGAG aTTAGTTTGAGGCCTGCTCAGTCGTTTCTAATGAATAAAAATCAGGTGCCAAAACTTCAGCCCCAGATAACTATGATTCCTCCCAGTGCACAGCCACCACGCACTCAAACACCGCCTCTGGGACAG ACACCTCAACTTGGTCTCAAAACTAATCCACCACTTATCCAAGAAAAGCCTGCCAAGACTAGCAAAAAGCCACCACCATCAAAGGAAGAGCTACTTAAACTGACT GAAGCCGTTGTGACTGAATATCTGAACAGTGGAAATGCCAACGATGCTGTCAGTGGTGTGAGAGAAATGAGAGCTCCAAAACACTTTCTTCCTGAGATGTTAAGCAAAGTGATTATCCTATCACTTGATAGAAGTgatgaagataaagaaaaagcaagctcTTTGATCAGTTTACTCAAACAGGAAGGGATAGCCACAAGTGACAACTTCATGCAG GCTTTCCTGAATGTATTGGAGCAGTGCCCCAAACTGGAGGTTGACATCCCCTTGGTGAAATCTTACTTGGCACAGTTTGCAGCTCGTGCTATAATTTCAGAGTTGGTGAGCATTTCAGAACTAGCTCAACCACTGGAGAGTGGCACCCACTTCCCTCTCTTCTTACTTTGTCTTCAGCAATTAGCTAAATTACAAGACCGAGAATGGTTAACCGAACTTTTTCAACAAAGCAAGGTCAATATGCAGAAAATGCTGCCAG AAATTGATCAGAATAAGGATCGAATGTTGGAGATTTTGGAAGGAAAGGGACTGAGTTTCTTATTCCCACTCCTTAAATTGGAGAAGGAATTATTGAAGCAAATTAAGCTGGATCCATCCCCTCAAACTATATATAAATGGATTAAAGATAACATCTCTCCCAAACTTCATGTAGATAAAGGATTTGTGAACATCTTAATGACCAG CTTCCTACAGTACATTTCTAGTGAAGTAAGCCCACCCAGCGATGAAACAGattcttcctctgctccttccaAAGAACAGTTAGAGCAGGAAAAACAGCTGCTGCTCTCTTTTAAGCCAGTGATGCAGAAATTCCTTCATGATCATGTGGATCTACAGGTCAGTGCCCTGTATGCTCTGCAGGTGCACTGTTACAACAGCAGCTTCCCAAAAG gcatgttGCTTCGATTTTTCGTTCATTTCTATGACATGGAAATTATTGAAGAGGAAGCTTTCTTAGCTTGGAAGGAAGACATAACTCAAGAGTTTCCAGGAAAAGGCAAGGCTTTGTTCCAG GTGAATCAGTGGCTAACCTGGCTAGAAACTGCTGAAGAAGAAGAATCAGAGGAAGAAGCTGACTAA
- the Eif4g2 gene encoding eukaryotic translation initiation factor 4 gamma 2 isoform X2, whose translation MLGNIKFIGELGKLDLIHESILHKCIKTLLEKKKRVQLKDMGEDLECLCQIMRTVGPRLDHERAKSLMDQYFARMCSLMLSKELPARIRFLLQDTVELREHHWVPRKAFLDNGPKTINQIRQDAVKDLGVFIPAPMAQGRNDFFLEGPFMPPRMKMDRDPLGGLADMFGQMPGSGIGTGPGVIQDRFSPTMGRHRSNQLFNGHGGHIMPPTQSQFGEMGGKFMKSQISLRPAQSFLMNKNQVPKLQPQITMIPPSAQPPRTQTPPLGQTPQLGLKTNPPLIQEKPAKTSKKPPPSKEELLKLTEAVVTEYLNSGNANDAVSGVREMRAPKHFLPEMLSKVIILSLDRSDEDKEKASSLISLLKQEGIATSDNFMQAFLNVLEQCPKLEVDIPLVKSYLAQFAARAIISELVSISELAQPLESGTHFPLFLLCLQQLAKLQDREWLTELFQQSKVNMQKMLPEIDQNKDRMLEILEGKGLSFLFPLLKLEKELLKQIKLDPSPQTIYKWIKDNISPKLHVDKGFVNILMTSFLQYISSEVSPPSDETDSSSAPSKEQLEQEKQLLLSFKPVMQKFLHDHVDLQVSALYALQVHCYNSSFPKGMLLRFFVHFYDMEIIEEEAFLAWKEDITQEFPGKGKALFQVNQWLTWLETAEEEESEEEAD comes from the exons ATGTTGGGTAACATCAAATTCATTGGAGAACTTGGCAAGCTTGATCTTATTCATGAATCTATCCTTCATAAGTGCATCAAAACA CttttggaaaagaagaagagagtcCAACTCAAAGATATGGGAGAGGATTTGGAGTGCCTCTGTCAGATAATGAGGACAGTGGGACCTCGATTAGACCATGAACGAGCCAAG TCCTTAATGGATCAGTACTTTGCCAGAATGTGTTCCTTAATGTTAAGTAAGGAATTGCCAGCCAGGATTCGTTTCCTACTGCAG gatACCGTAGAGTTGCGAGAGCACCATTGGGTTCCTCGCAAGGCTTTTCTTGACAATGGACCAAAGACGATCAATCAAATCCGTCAAGATGCGGTAAAA GATCTAGGAGTGTTTATTCCTGCTCCTATGGCTCAAGGGAGGAATGACTTCTTCCTGGAGGGACCGTTCATGCCGCCAAGGATGAAAATGGATAGGGACCCACTTGGGGGACTTGCTGATATGTTTGGACAAATGCCAG gtAGTGGAATTGGTACTGGTCCAGGAGTTATCCAGGATAGATTTTCACCCACAATGGGACGTCATCGTTCAAATCAGCTCTTCAATGGCCATGGGGGACACATCATGCCTCCCACACAATCGCAGTTTGGAGAGATGGGGGGCAAGTTTATGAAAAGCCAG aTTAGTTTGAGGCCTGCTCAGTCGTTTCTAATGAATAAAAATCAGGTGCCAAAACTTCAGCCCCAGATAACTATGATTCCTCCCAGTGCACAGCCACCACGCACTCAAACACCGCCTCTGGGACAG ACACCTCAACTTGGTCTCAAAACTAATCCACCACTTATCCAAGAAAAGCCTGCCAAGACTAGCAAAAAGCCACCACCATCAAAGGAAGAGCTACTTAAACTGACT GAAGCCGTTGTGACTGAATATCTGAACAGTGGAAATGCCAACGATGCTGTCAGTGGTGTGAGAGAAATGAGAGCTCCAAAACACTTTCTTCCTGAGATGTTAAGCAAAGTGATTATCCTATCACTTGATAGAAGTgatgaagataaagaaaaagcaagctcTTTGATCAGTTTACTCAAACAGGAAGGGATAGCCACAAGTGACAACTTCATGCAG GCTTTCCTGAATGTATTGGAGCAGTGCCCCAAACTGGAGGTTGACATCCCCTTGGTGAAATCTTACTTGGCACAGTTTGCAGCTCGTGCTATAATTTCAGAGTTGGTGAGCATTTCAGAACTAGCTCAACCACTGGAGAGTGGCACCCACTTCCCTCTCTTCTTACTTTGTCTTCAGCAATTAGCTAAATTACAAGACCGAGAATGGTTAACCGAACTTTTTCAACAAAGCAAGGTCAATATGCAGAAAATGCTGCCAG AAATTGATCAGAATAAGGATCGAATGTTGGAGATTTTGGAAGGAAAGGGACTGAGTTTCTTATTCCCACTCCTTAAATTGGAGAAGGAATTATTGAAGCAAATTAAGCTGGATCCATCCCCTCAAACTATATATAAATGGATTAAAGATAACATCTCTCCCAAACTTCATGTAGATAAAGGATTTGTGAACATCTTAATGACCAG CTTCCTACAGTACATTTCTAGTGAAGTAAGCCCACCCAGCGATGAAACAGattcttcctctgctccttccaAAGAACAGTTAGAGCAGGAAAAACAGCTGCTGCTCTCTTTTAAGCCAGTGATGCAGAAATTCCTTCATGATCATGTGGATCTACAGGTCAGTGCCCTGTATGCTCTGCAGGTGCACTGTTACAACAGCAGCTTCCCAAAAG gcatgttGCTTCGATTTTTCGTTCATTTCTATGACATGGAAATTATTGAAGAGGAAGCTTTCTTAGCTTGGAAGGAAGACATAACTCAAGAGTTTCCAGGAAAAGGCAAGGCTTTGTTCCAG GTGAATCAGTGGCTAACCTGGCTAGAAACTGCTGAAGAAGAAGAATCAGAGGAAGAAGCTGACTAA